One region of Leishmania panamensis strain MHOM/PA/94/PSC-1 chromosome 28 sequence genomic DNA includes:
- a CDS encoding hypothetical protein (TriTrypDB/GeneDB-style sysID: LpmP.28.1120) — protein MAAGPSFLDRIHEQNSIVVESPHPTRRRGAAPADHLNIFSWHDTTPAPRAPNQGHQVTASGSRTAQPTNATAAAPTAEDRREQAAKKFEMHSDSAFLRFINAPKTGSGAEAGKRGAYTGAVSGQPVVPPPPGRDMGSRMYEQSHGPRRGRGKAAAHTGNQCSVPEESGIAGFPGMGQRSTPHAVPHLTRKSAQADVLPSSVSKLAQREDTGRGDDARVPPAQAPAPKPKCIPPYHIDEDSCEDHHCMNAYEAKANGRQPCSEEMWMCDDNDYDGYDEAHTGGPTAGALHHAQGGHNPEWLHDAADRGKTGGPIAMSPSVQPRQYNFDAEEQQFYEARVPPQAELPRH, from the coding sequence ATGGCCGCCGGACCGTCGTTTCTCGACCGCATTCACGAGCAGAACTCGATCGTCGTGGAGTCGCCCCATccgacgcgccgccgcggagcgGCACCGGCGGACCACCTCAACATTTTCTCGTGGCACGACACGACCCCTGCACCTCGCGCGCCCAACCAGGGTCACCAGGTGACAGCAAGCGGATCCCGCACAGCCCAACCCACGaacgccacagcagcggcaccgacTGCGGAGGACAGACGCGAGCAGGCGGCAAAGAAGTTTGAGATGCACAGCGATAGTGCATTCTTGCGATTCATCAATGCTCCGAAGACAGGGTCCGGTGCCGAGGCTGGCAAGCGCGGCGCGTACACTGGTGCTGTGTCGGGGCAACCTGTGGTACCTCCACCCCCTGGCCGCGACATGGGCAGTCGGATGTACGAGCAGTCCCATGGACCGCGCAGGGGGCGCGGAAAGGCGGCCGCACACACTGGCAACCAATGCAGTGTGCCGGAGGAGTCAGGCATAGCCGGCTTCCCCGGGATGGGCCAGCGCAGCACCCCTCACGCTGTGCCGCATCTCACCCGCAAGTCAGCTCAGGCCGATGTCTTGCCCTCATCTGTCTCGAAActcgcgcagcgcgaggACACTGGCCGAGGCGATGACGCCCGCGTACCACCAGCAcaggcgccggcgccgaAGCCAAAATGCATTCCGCCCTATCACATCGATGAGGACAGCTGCGAGGACCACCATTGCATGAACGCGTACGAGGCGAAGGCCAACGGCCGGCAGCCGTGCAGTGAAGAGATGTGGATGTGCGACGACAACGACTATGACGGCTATGATGAAGCACACACAGGTGGCCCCACCGCGGGCGCGCTACACCATGCTCAAGGTGGGCACAACCCGGAGTGGCTGCATGATGCTGCCGACAGAGGTAAGACAGGCGGACCTATTGCTATGTCACCTTCTGTGCAGCCCCGTCAGTACAACTTCGatgcagaggagcagcagttCTACGAGGCGCGTGTACCCCCTCAGGCTGAACTCCCACGCCACTGA